From one Ooceraea biroi isolate clonal line C1 chromosome 7, Obir_v5.4, whole genome shotgun sequence genomic stretch:
- the LOC105279740 gene encoding telomerase RNA component interacting RNase isoform X1, protein MDSKRYERSSRSNTKSPPAPPSPPMYSTSYSTSTHDGHKGRVSSRRSPSPTTDHHRSSRSSRNDSPLQERRRRRRSSSRSSPVRSHRRSRSNDKDRDRDRDRDRDRDRDRSRKYSRRDRSRSRSRGRSRSRDRRRSRSRNRSRDRHRYRESRKHHTRAPSYESDALDDHGEGAGMAMYQAAAVAPQPNAFKNDGSFMEMFKKMQEQMQPTAQKPTTSVLEEKPVVPPPLMVGKRRGGRILKTGMVAKPKTEQTVEQPKDAWSLYMAEVKKYREVCCQEEDNTRPLVK, encoded by the coding sequence ATGGACTCAAAGCGGTACGAACGCAGCTCCAGGTCGAATACCAAATCGCCACCTGCTCCGCCCTCGCCTCCCATGTATAGCACAAGTTACAGCACATCGACACACGACGGCCACAAGGGCAGAGTCAGCTCGCGGCGCTCTCCCTCGCCTACCACGGATCATCATCGGAGCAGTAGATCCTCGCGGAACGACTCGCCGCTCCAGGAGCGGCGCAGGCGCCGTCGCAGCAGCTCCAGGTCGTCCCCGGTGCGGTCCCACCGAAGGTCCAGGTCCAACGACAAGGACCGAgaccgcgatcgcgatcgcgatcgcgatcgtgatCGGGACAGGTCGCGAAAGTACTCCAGAAGGGACAGATCGCGGTCGAGATCGCGCGGTAGATCCCGCTCGCGGGACAGGAGACGAAGCCGCAGTCGTAACCGCAGCAGAGACCGGCACAGATACCGAGAGAGCCGCAAGCACCACACCAGGGCACCCTCGTACGAATCAGACGCGTTGGATGACCATGGAGAGGGGGCGGGGATGGCGATGTATCAGGCAGCGGCCGTAGCACCGCAACCGAACGCCTTCAAGAACGACGGTAGCTTTATGGAGATGTTCAAGAAGATGCAGGAGCAAATGCAACCCACTGCACAGAAACCTACCACCTCCGTGCTGGAAGAGAAGCCCGTGGTGCCGCCACCACTGATGGTAGGTAAGAGAAGAGGCGGCAGGATCCTAAAGACCGGCATGGTGGCGAAGCCAAAGACGGAACAGACGGTGGAGCAGCCGAAGGACGCGTGGTCGCTCTACATGGCGGAAGTGAAAAAGTATCGGGAAGTTTGTTGCCAGGAGGAGGACAACACGCGACCATTGGTCAAATAG
- the LOC105279740 gene encoding cytochrome c oxidase subunit 6B2 isoform X2 — MTKTTSIADLTPETMQTAPFDPRFPNQNQTRYCYQSYVDFHRCKKKHNENYEACQYFKRVYKSMCPNAWIEKWDGQIEAGTFAGRI; from the exons ATGACCAAGACCACTTCAATCGCTGACTTGACTCCAGAAACGATGCAAACGGCACCGTTCGATCCTAGGTTCCCTAACCAGAACCAGACCAG ATACTGTTACCAGAGCTATGTAGACTTTCATCGATGCAAGAAGAAGCACAACGAAAATTACGAGGCTTGCCAGTATTTTAAGAGGGTCTACAAGTCGATGTGTCCAAACGCCTGGATAGAAAAATGGGACGGACAGATCGAGGCTGGCACGTTCGCCGGTCGCATCTAA